One Lentibacillus cibarius DNA window includes the following coding sequences:
- a CDS encoding superoxide dismutase, with translation MQSSSQKISWLQDLNDWAERCEESIISFKHQGNFEDGVREEIDDWLNQFSQLREKANEHRVQLDRNESETRTDDTEDVRSLQGEAESLRERFATFVEELPNASVQKEETADNELETEQAEATVDTMEAEQVEATTDDTITGQTEATANDDAEPAFELSEADSDATQTKLPTDDADDEREEEELDDDDDRKSSRTVPIGEHKLPPLPYAYNALEPHISEEIMRLHHDKHHRSYVEGLNKAEKEMEKARKRGDFSLIKHWEGEAAFNGAGHYLHTIFWHNMSPNGGGKPTGDIKKEISRTFGSFDKFKKHFSNAAEKVQAVGWAILVWSPRSHRTEILQAEKHQNLSQQDAIPLLVLDVWEHAYYLQYHTKRKDYIDAWWNVVNWENVNHRFQVAQHVQWTPY, from the coding sequence ATGCAATCATCATCACAAAAAATCAGCTGGTTGCAGGATCTGAACGACTGGGCGGAACGATGTGAAGAATCAATTATTTCGTTTAAACACCAAGGAAATTTTGAAGATGGCGTGAGAGAAGAAATAGATGATTGGCTCAACCAATTTAGCCAGCTGCGGGAAAAGGCAAACGAACATCGCGTCCAACTTGACCGTAATGAAAGTGAAACGCGTACTGACGATACAGAAGATGTCCGTTCGCTGCAAGGGGAGGCAGAGTCGCTAAGGGAGCGGTTCGCTACATTTGTAGAAGAATTGCCGAATGCCAGTGTACAAAAGGAGGAAACGGCGGACAATGAGTTAGAAACCGAGCAAGCAGAGGCAACGGTTGACACGATGGAAGCAGAACAAGTGGAAGCGACAACTGACGATACGATAACCGGACAAACGGAGGCAACAGCAAACGATGATGCGGAACCGGCTTTTGAATTATCCGAAGCTGATTCTGACGCAACACAAACAAAACTACCGACAGACGACGCGGACGACGAACGGGAAGAAGAGGAATTGGACGACGATGACGATCGTAAATCATCCCGAACCGTGCCGATTGGTGAACATAAACTTCCACCACTGCCGTACGCTTATAACGCGTTGGAACCACACATCAGCGAAGAAATCATGCGGTTGCACCATGATAAACACCACAGAAGCTATGTGGAAGGCCTCAACAAAGCCGAAAAGGAAATGGAGAAGGCGCGAAAACGCGGTGATTTCTCTCTAATCAAGCATTGGGAAGGCGAGGCAGCCTTTAATGGTGCCGGACACTATCTTCATACGATTTTCTGGCATAATATGTCCCCGAATGGCGGTGGCAAACCAACCGGGGATATCAAAAAGGAAATCAGTCGCACCTTTGGAAGTTTTGATAAATTCAAGAAGCACTTTTCTAATGCCGCCGAAAAGGTGCAGGCTGTCGGCTGGGCGATACTTGTCTGGTCCCCAAGATCACACCGAACCGAGATATTGCAGGCGGAAAAGCATCAAAACCTTTCCCAACAGGATGCCATTCCATTATTAGTACTAGACGTATGGGAGCATGCCTACTATCTGCAGTATCACACGAAACGCAAAGACTATATTGACGCGTGGTGGAACGTCGTTAACTGGGAAAATGTCAATCATCGATTCCAAGTCGCACAGCATGTTCAGTGGACACCCTATTAA
- a CDS encoding cation acetate symporter: MNLTYFLFFLCIIVCTLIITYWAAKQSKTANQFYVAAGSLTGIQNGMAIAGDYISAASFLGIIGTIAISGFDGFLYAIGFLVSYLIVLFFIAEPVHRLGNYSLGDVICSRFPSIRMRWLMAISALLISILYMIPQLVAAGLLIRLLLDINYTTSVLVIGSLMTVYVVFGGMFATSWVQIVKTIVLMSGTFLLALIVLARFGWDIAELTAQVKTGTPLGEQFFQPGNLYDQPLESLSLHLALILGTAGLPHILIRLFTVRNVREVRRSLLTASWIIGLFYIIALVLGLGAVTLIGYNQLIDADPTGNLAAPLLAGKLGGDFLMAFIAAIAFTTIVAVVSGLVISATTAFSHDVYYHIIKKGQTTEKRQLRAAQWTAFVVGLISTLFALGLQHINVTLLVSLTFIVAASSNLPVLLFTIYWRRFNEIGAIIGMVCGLGASLTFLLLGPNIMDPDGGWIPREPLFPMANPGIVAIPIGFLGAYFGTLLTENPRESHQSFRRVYIKAHTGIDTKEDSS, from the coding sequence TTGAATCTTACCTATTTCCTGTTTTTTCTGTGCATCATCGTCTGTACGCTGATTATTACATACTGGGCGGCGAAACAGAGTAAGACGGCAAACCAATTTTATGTGGCAGCAGGCAGTCTGACAGGTATTCAGAACGGAATGGCGATTGCTGGTGACTACATTAGTGCGGCATCTTTTTTAGGGATTATCGGTACCATCGCCATCAGTGGTTTTGACGGGTTTTTGTATGCGATTGGCTTTCTTGTTTCTTATTTAATCGTTCTATTTTTTATTGCGGAACCTGTGCATCGTCTAGGTAATTACTCGCTTGGGGATGTGATCTGTTCGCGCTTTCCCAGTATCCGTATGCGCTGGCTGATGGCAATCAGTGCCCTGCTTATTTCCATTCTTTATATGATTCCGCAGTTAGTGGCCGCGGGGCTATTGATCCGGTTGCTGCTTGATATTAATTATACGACGTCTGTTCTGGTCATTGGCAGTCTCATGACGGTTTACGTTGTGTTTGGCGGTATGTTTGCAACGTCATGGGTACAGATTGTAAAAACCATTGTGCTCATGTCGGGAACGTTCCTGCTTGCATTGATTGTGTTAGCTCGATTCGGCTGGGACATCGCAGAATTGACTGCCCAGGTTAAAACGGGCACACCGCTGGGCGAGCAGTTTTTCCAGCCTGGCAATCTTTACGATCAACCGTTGGAAAGCCTGTCACTTCATCTGGCCCTGATTCTCGGAACGGCCGGACTGCCGCACATCCTAATTCGTCTATTCACCGTCCGGAATGTCCGGGAAGTGCGCCGGTCGCTTTTAACTGCCAGCTGGATTATCGGGTTGTTTTACATCATCGCCCTTGTACTCGGTCTTGGTGCTGTCACTCTGATCGGCTACAATCAATTAATTGATGCTGATCCGACGGGAAATTTGGCTGCTCCATTGCTGGCAGGGAAGCTGGGTGGTGACTTCCTGATGGCATTCATCGCGGCGATTGCTTTTACCACCATTGTTGCTGTCGTGTCTGGTCTGGTGATTTCGGCGACGACTGCTTTTTCGCATGATGTATACTATCACATCATTAAAAAAGGACAGACGACGGAAAAAAGGCAATTGCGTGCTGCTCAGTGGACAGCATTTGTTGTGGGGCTCATCTCTACGTTGTTCGCACTTGGGCTGCAGCATATCAATGTAACTTTACTCGTTTCGCTAACGTTCATCGTGGCGGCATCGAGCAATCTTCCAGTGCTGTTATTCACTATTTACTGGAGGCGTTTTAACGAAATAGGGGCGATTATTGGGATGGTCTGCGGACTGGGTGCTTCTTTGACATTTCTTTTGCTTGGACCAAACATTATGGACCCGGATGGGGGCTGGATTCCGAGAGAGCCGCTCTTTCCAATGGCAAATCCGGGGATTGTCGCCATTCCCATTGGATTTTTAGGTGCCTATTTCGGAACGCTGCTGACGGAAAATCCCCGCGAAAGTCATCAATCATTCCGGCGGGTCTATATAAAAGCGCATACCGGGATTGACACGAAGGAGGACTCCTCATGA